AGTGGAAGGATGGCAAGCACATTCCTGGCCCCTCCAACCCCCGTGTCGAGCGTGAGCTCTACGGTGTACCCAACGACCCCTCGAAGCAGCAGACCGGCATCAACTTCGAGAAGTACGACGACATCCCCGTCGAGGCCTCTGGCCAGGGTGTCCCCGAGCCTGTCACTCGATTCACGAACCCCCCTCTCGACGAGCACCTGTTGAGCAACATCGAGCTCTCCGGCTACAAGGTCCCCACCCCTGTCCAGAAGTACTCCATTCCCATCGTCATGGGTGGTCGTGACTTGATGGCTTGTGCCCAGACTGGTTCTGGTAAGACGGGTGGTTTCCTGTTCCCCATTCTCGCCCAGGCCTTCAAGACTGGCCCCGTCGCAGCCCCTGCTGCGCAGAATGGCGGTTACGGCTACGGTCGCCAGCGCAAGGCCTACCCCACCTCGTTAATTCTGGCTCCCACCCGTGAGCTGGTGTCCCAGATCTTCGAAGAGGCCCGCAAGTTTGCCTACCGCTCTTGGGTTCGTCCTTGCGTTGTCTACGGCGGTGCCGACATCGGCTCCCAGCTTCGCCAGATCGAGCGTGGTTGCGATTTGCTCGTTGCCACCCCTGGTCGTCTCGTCGATTTGATCGAGCGCGGCCGCATCTCTCTTCAGAACATCAAGTACCTTGTTCTCGACGAGGCTGATCGCATGCTGGACATGGGTTTCGAGCCTCAGATTCGCCGCATTGTCGAGGGCGAGGACATGCCTCCCACAGCTGGCCGCCAGACTCTCATGTTTTCGGCTACCTTCCCCCGCGACATCCAGATGCTTGCCCGCGATTTCCTGAAGGACTACATTTTCCTTTCGGTTGGTCGTGTCGGTTCAACATCTGAGAACATCACCCAGAAGATTGAGTACGTCGAAGACGCCGACAAGCGCTCTGTCTTGCTGGACATCCTCCACACCCACGGTGCTGGTCTGTCCCTGATCTTCGTTGAGACCAAGCGCATGGCCGACTCGCTCTCCGACTTCCTGATCAACCAGGGTTTCCCTGCCACATCCATTCACGGCGACCGCACTCAGCGCGAGCGTGAGAAGGCTCTGGAGATGTTCCGATCTGGACGTTGCCCCATCCTCGTTGCTACTGCTGTAGCCGCCCGGTAAGTTCAATCCTCGAGCAGCATTCATGATGGCATCTTACTAACGTCTTGCAGTGGTCTTGGTCAGTAACCCTCCGTCCCTCGTCCCTGTTTCTTCGGTCTCCTTATCGAGTGCCTCCACGCTCTGTTGTCTTCTGCGTTCCTCCACCGCACCCCTCTTCATCGCTCTTACATCTTCTTGTACACGTTACTGACCTCGAATAGACATCACAAACGTCACTCACGTGGTCAACTACGATCTCCCTACTGACATTGACGACTACGTCCATCGCATTGGTCGTACTGGTCGTGCCGGAAACACGGGTATCGCCACCGCTTTCTTCAACCGCGGCAACCGTGGTGTTGTCCGTGATCTCATCGACCTGCTCAAGGAGGCCAACCAGGAGGTCCCCCAGTTCCTCGAGTCCATCGCCCGTGAGGGCTCCGGCTtcggtggtggcggcggccGTGGTGGTCGTGGTGGCGGTCGTGGCCGTGGCAACGCTGCTACCCGTGACGTTCGTCGCATGGgcggtggtgctggtggtggcttcggcggcggcgctgGCAAC
This window of the Ascochyta rabiei chromosome 14, complete sequence genome carries:
- a CDS encoding RNA helicase — translated: MAEQLDMGRLNLNDSQHAPQQNGFGHQERSAYIPPHLRGRPGGGPPPMDGPPPMNGGPGPGPGGNAWAPGPQQGGRGYGGPPPMNGGGAAGGGGGNWASAPNFTPRQGRDAPNDASWGANQPSKFDPNAYGKPGGGGGGAPRGSGDGQWKDGKHIPGPSNPRVERELYGVPNDPSKQQTGINFEKYDDIPVEASGQGVPEPVTRFTNPPLDEHLLSNIELSGYKVPTPVQKYSIPIVMGGRDLMACAQTGSGKTGGFLFPILAQAFKTGPVAAPAAQNGGYGYGRQRKAYPTSLILAPTRELVSQIFEEARKFAYRSWVRPCVVYGGADIGSQLRQIERGCDLLVATPGRLVDLIERGRISLQNIKYLVLDEADRMLDMGFEPQIRRIVEGEDMPPTAGRQTLMFSATFPRDIQMLARDFLKDYIFLSVGRVGSTSENITQKIEYVEDADKRSVLLDILHTHGAGLSLIFVETKRMADSLSDFLINQGFPATSIHGDRTQREREKALEMFRSGRCPILVATAVAARGLDITNVTHVVNYDLPTDIDDYVHRIGRTGRAGNTGIATAFFNRGNRGVVRDLIDLLKEANQEVPQFLESIAREGSGFGGGGGRGGRGGGRGRGNAATRDVRRMGGGAGGGFGGGAGNWGGPPQQGGFGGGYGGAPSYGGPPPPMGGSGGGFGGGGYGNPSGPGGNSWW